The genomic stretch CACCCTCAAGAGCCCGGCGTAGATCCGCAATGGCTTCTTCGGTCTTGGACTTGTCCTCGGCGCTTATTTTATCGCCCAGGTCCTTGATGTTCTTTTCGGTACTGTAGATCATGGTGTCCGCTTCGTTGTGGACCTCCGCCTTTTCCCGTTCCCTCTTGTCCTCTTCGGCGTGGAGTTCCGCTTCCTTAACCATGCGTTCAATGTCCTGGTCGTTCAGGCCCGAGGAGCTTTCGATACGGATCTTCTGTTCCTTACCGGTACCCAGGTCCTTGGCGGATACGTGCACTATGCCGTTGGCGTCGATATCGAAGGCGACCTCAACCTGGGGAACTCCCCGAGGCGCCGGCGGTATACCCACCAGGTCGAAACGGCCCAGGGTACGGTTCTGGTTGGCCATTTCCCGTTCACCCTGGAGTACGTTGATGGAAACCGCATTCTGACCGTCCGCAGCGGTGGAGAAGATCTGACTTTTCCGGGTGGGGATGGTGGTATTCCGGGGGATGAGCTTGGTCATAACCCCGCCCAGGGTTTCGATACCCAGGGAAAGGGGTGTTACGTCCAGGAGGAGTACATCCTTCACATCACCACCAAGGATACCTCCCTGGATAGCGGCGCCAATAGCTACCGCTTCGTCGGGGTTAACCCCTTTATTCGGTTCTTTTTTAAACAGGTCCTTTACGATCTGCTGTACCGCGGGGATCCGTGTGGAGCCCCCAACCAAAATTACTTCGTCAATCTGATCCGCAGTGAGTCCCGCATCGCTCAGGGCTTTTTTGCAAGGGTCCTTGGACCGTTCCAGCAGGTCCCCTACCATCTGTTCAAATTTTGCCCTGGTGAGGGACTTTTGGAGATGCTTGGGTCCCGTTTGATCCGCCGTAATAAATGGAAGGTTTACTTCCGTACCCTGCATGGCGGAAAGCTCTATCTTAGCTTTTTCCGCAGATTCCCGAAGCCGCTGCAGGGCCATACGATCCTTGGAAAGATCAATCCCCGTATCCTGTTTGAATTCGGTGATAAGCCATTCCATGATGCGGCGGTCAAAATCGTCACCCCCTAGGTGGGTATCGCCGTTGGTAGATTTTACTTCAAAGACCCCTTCCCCCAGTTCCAGGATGGAAACATCGAAGGTACCGCCCCCCAGGTCGTAGACGGCGATGGTCTTTTCTTTTTTCTGGTCCTTATTGAAACCGAAGGCCAGGGAGGCCGCGGTTGGTTCGTTGATGATCCGTTTAACATCAAGGCCGGCGATTTTTCCCGCATCCTTGGTGGCCTGACGCTGGGCGTCGTTGAAGTAGGCCGGAACGGTGATAACCGCCTCGGTAACCGCCTCGCCCAGATAGTCCTCGGCGGTCTTCTTCATCTTCTGCAATACGAAAGCGGAGATTTCCTGGGGAGAGTATTTCTTCCCGTCAACGTCCACCCGGACATCATCACCCTGTTCTACTACCTTATAAGACACCAGGCTCATCTCGTTTGAAACCTCGGAATACCGGCGTCCCATAAACCTCTTTATAGAATAAACCGTGTTTTCAGGGTTGGTGATTATCTGGTTTTTCGCGGGCTGGCCCACAGGCCGTTCGCCCTTGCTGGTAAACCCAACAATGGATGGGGTCGTTCGGCCCCCTTCTGAATTCTGGATAACCACCGGTTCACCGCCCTCAAGGACAGCCACGCAAGAGTTGGTGGTCCCTAAGTCAATACCAATAATTTTGCCCATATATCGACTCCTTTACTTTAATATACTTAATTTTCTTGCCGAGGGGTTTCCTCGGGCATTAAAACCTTTACTTTAGCGCTTCTCACAACCCGGTCTTTAAGAGTATAGCCCTTAAGGAAGTCCTCTTGAACCACCGGGTCGGTAATTTCCGGCGATTTTTCCATCATAATAGCCTCGTGCCGGTTCGGGTCAAAGGCCTCCCCGGCGGAATCAAAACGCTTAAGCCCCCATTTGTTTTCCAGCTGGGTGGTAAGGCGTTTTTCTATCAGGGTGATACCCTCGTAAAAGCTGTCAAATTCCTTTGATGTCGAAGCCGCTTCTTTGGAAGCGGCAGCCATGTTTTCCGCAGATTTGATAGCCCGATCAAAATCATCAATTATCAGGATAAGGTCTAAAAGCAGGCTCTGGTTAGCAAAGTCTATGGCATCCTGCTTTTCTCGGTTCATCCGTTTGCGGAAATTTTCAAAATCTGCAGCCTTCCGCAGGTACAAATCGTTGGCTTCCTTAAGCTTTTCTTCCAGGTCGGCAATCTTCTCTTCCGGACTAAGTTCAGCTGCCGCTGTTGCTGAATCTGCCCCAGCATCCGCCGCCGGGTCAGATGACAGCTCATCCGCAGAAAGATCCGGCTCGGATCCACCCTGAGCCGGGGCTGCCGGTTCGCCTTCAACGAAAACTACTTCTTCTGATTGAGTTTTTTCAATATCTTTCATTTTGTATAAAAATACTTATACCGGAGATAAAGGTCAAGAAAAATCCTTTTATGGACAAAAAAATGAAGATAAAATACACTTCATCCATGGAAAAGTATATTCTTGCACTGGATCAGGGGACCACAAGTTCCCGGGCTATTCTTTTTGACCATGAGCAGAATATGGTGGGCGCCGCCCAGAGGGAATTTGCCCAAATATACCCCAAAGGCGGTTGGGTCGAACATGACCCCCTGGAAATTTATTCCTCCCAGTATGCGGTGATGATGGAGCTGATTACTCAGAACGATATATCCGTCAAGGATATTGCCGCCATCGGCATCACCAACCAGCGGGAAACCGCTATACTTTGGGATAAGCAGACCGGGCGGCCCATTTACAACGCCATAGTCTGGCAGTGCCGGCGGACATCGGAGATTGTGGACGCCATGGTGGCCGACGGGCTGTCGGATCATATCAGAAAAACTACCGGTCTGGTGCCGGACGCTTATTTTTCGGGTACCAAGATCAAGTGGATTTTGGACCATGTACCGGGAGCCCGGGAACGTGCCCGGAAGGGGGAGATCCTCTTTGGTACCGTAGATACCTGGCTTATTTGGAAACTGACCAACGGGGAAGCCCATGTGACCGACTATACCAACGCCAGTCGTACCATGATCTTCGATATCCACACCCTGGATTGGGACGAAAAACTCCTCCGGTGGTTGGATATACCCCGGGAAATGCTGCCCAAGGTTCGTCCTTCCAGCGAAATTTACGGAAAGGTGAACATCCAGGGAACGGAGATTCCCATTGCCGCTTCCGCCGGGGACCAGCAGGCTGCCCTCTTTGGCCAATGTTGTTTTGAAAAGGGTGCCGCAAAAAATACCTACGGTACCGGGTGCTTCCTCCTGATGAATACCGGGGCCGAGCCCTGTGAAAGCAAAAACGGCCTGCTATCAACCATTGCCGCAACCCTTCC from Treponema primitia ZAS-1 encodes the following:
- the dnaK gene encoding molecular chaperone DnaK, coding for MGKIIGIDLGTTNSCVAVLEGGEPVVIQNSEGGRTTPSIVGFTSKGERPVGQPAKNQIITNPENTVYSIKRFMGRRYSEVSNEMSLVSYKVVEQGDDVRVDVDGKKYSPQEISAFVLQKMKKTAEDYLGEAVTEAVITVPAYFNDAQRQATKDAGKIAGLDVKRIINEPTAASLAFGFNKDQKKEKTIAVYDLGGGTFDVSILELGEGVFEVKSTNGDTHLGGDDFDRRIMEWLITEFKQDTGIDLSKDRMALQRLRESAEKAKIELSAMQGTEVNLPFITADQTGPKHLQKSLTRAKFEQMVGDLLERSKDPCKKALSDAGLTADQIDEVILVGGSTRIPAVQQIVKDLFKKEPNKGVNPDEAVAIGAAIQGGILGGDVKDVLLLDVTPLSLGIETLGGVMTKLIPRNTTIPTRKSQIFSTAADGQNAVSINVLQGEREMANQNRTLGRFDLVGIPPAPRGVPQVEVAFDIDANGIVHVSAKDLGTGKEQKIRIESSSGLNDQDIERMVKEAELHAEEDKREREKAEVHNEADTMIYSTEKNIKDLGDKISAEDKSKTEEAIADLRRALEGGEIQTIKDKTEALKQVSYKIAEELYKQQAAQQGPQGGGAGPDMGMGGMGSGPSAGPGSDDSSGPGNTKSAEDADYEVVDDK
- a CDS encoding nucleotide exchange factor GrpE encodes the protein MKDIEKTQSEEVVFVEGEPAAPAQGGSEPDLSADELSSDPAADAGADSATAAAELSPEEKIADLEEKLKEANDLYLRKAADFENFRKRMNREKQDAIDFANQSLLLDLILIIDDFDRAIKSAENMAAASKEAASTSKEFDSFYEGITLIEKRLTTQLENKWGLKRFDSAGEAFDPNRHEAIMMEKSPEITDPVVQEDFLKGYTLKDRVVRSAKVKVLMPEETPRQEN
- the glpK gene encoding glycerol kinase GlpK, encoding MEKYILALDQGTTSSRAILFDHEQNMVGAAQREFAQIYPKGGWVEHDPLEIYSSQYAVMMELITQNDISVKDIAAIGITNQRETAILWDKQTGRPIYNAIVWQCRRTSEIVDAMVADGLSDHIRKTTGLVPDAYFSGTKIKWILDHVPGARERARKGEILFGTVDTWLIWKLTNGEAHVTDYTNASRTMIFDIHTLDWDEKLLRWLDIPREMLPKVRPSSEIYGKVNIQGTEIPIAASAGDQQAALFGQCCFEKGAAKNTYGTGCFLLMNTGAEPCESKNGLLSTIAATLPGKVQYVLEGSVFVAGALIQWLRDEMRFITDSSDCEYHASKVPDTGGIYLVPAFTGLGAPYWDMYARGCIIGLTRGTKRDHIIRAAEEAIAYQSYDLLSAMEKDIGVKITELRVDGGASRDKFLMQFQADISGALIRRPEIRETTALGAAYLAGIAVGFWKDLEELSARWKCDMSFTPAMGSEKRETLLAGWHKAIGRSQGWAAP